From a region of the Corallococcus coralloides DSM 2259 genome:
- the rpsF gene encoding 30S ribosomal protein S6, with the protein MAETQAAKRLREYETIFLVKPDVTDDNVDKLKERVRGIVSREGGKVLRFTVWGKKKTLFPVAKQPRAIYVHTSFLGDGKLVAEIERNLRNIDDVTRYISVKIADEVDPESRPVLEDLKLAGDVEETRPGAPAEREGGFRGETAEFAGGDSEEESAEEA; encoded by the coding sequence ATGGCAGAGACGCAGGCCGCCAAGCGGCTTCGTGAGTACGAGACCATCTTCCTGGTCAAGCCGGACGTGACCGACGACAACGTGGACAAGCTCAAGGAGCGCGTCCGCGGCATCGTTTCGCGTGAGGGCGGCAAGGTCCTCCGCTTCACGGTGTGGGGGAAGAAGAAGACCCTGTTCCCCGTGGCCAAGCAGCCCCGCGCCATCTACGTCCACACGAGCTTCCTGGGTGACGGCAAGCTGGTGGCGGAGATCGAGCGCAACCTGCGCAACATCGACGACGTGACGCGCTACATCTCCGTGAAGATCGCGGACGAGGTGGATCCCGAGTCGCGTCCGGTGCTCGAGGACCTCAAGCTGGCCGGCGACGTCGAGGAGACCCGTCCGGGCGCTCCCGCCGAGCGCGAGGGTGGCTTCCGCGGCGAGACGGCCGAGTTCGCGGGTGGCGATTCGGAAGAGGAGTCCGCGGAGGAGGCGTAA
- the pth gene encoding aminoacyl-tRNA hydrolase — MKLICGLGNPGREYERHRHNVGFMVVDALLSRARAELTQDKFQARVGQGSLGGERILFVEPQTYMNLSGRSVAEAARFYKVAVQDVLVVHDELDLPFGRLQLKAGGGAGGHNGLKSMVQCLGEDAFIRVRVGIGKPEGPNAKERVAGYVLSNFDDGERRQLEELIGKAADMAESWVRDGLATAMNRHNRRA; from the coding sequence GCGAATACGAGCGCCACCGCCACAACGTCGGGTTCATGGTGGTGGACGCGCTCCTGTCGCGCGCCCGCGCGGAGCTCACCCAGGACAAGTTCCAGGCGCGGGTGGGCCAGGGAAGCCTGGGCGGCGAGCGCATCCTCTTCGTGGAGCCGCAGACGTACATGAACCTGTCCGGCCGCTCCGTGGCGGAGGCCGCGCGCTTCTACAAGGTCGCGGTGCAGGACGTGCTCGTGGTGCACGACGAATTGGACCTGCCCTTCGGGCGGCTGCAGCTCAAGGCGGGCGGCGGCGCGGGCGGGCACAACGGCCTGAAGAGCATGGTGCAGTGCCTGGGCGAGGACGCCTTCATCCGCGTGCGGGTGGGCATTGGCAAGCCAGAAGGCCCCAACGCCAAGGAGCGCGTGGCGGGCTATGTCCTGTCCAACTTCGATGACGGCGAGCGCCGCCAGTTGGAGGAGCTCATCGGCAAGGCGGCGGACATGGCGGAGAGCTGGGTGCGCGACGGGCTGGCCACGGCGATGAACCGCCACAACCGCCGGGCCTGA
- the rpsR gene encoding 30S ribosomal protein S18 produces the protein MSNGMDSKQGAGASRGPGGGGGYGGGSRGGDRGGDRGGDRDRGGDRGDRGGMGGDDDKRGGRGFGRKKVCRFCAEKNASVDFKDQATLKYFVTERGKIIPRRISGNCAKHQREVAVAIKRARGIALLPYNAVVG, from the coding sequence ATGAGCAACGGCATGGATAGCAAGCAGGGCGCGGGCGCTTCCCGCGGCCCCGGTGGCGGTGGCGGCTACGGCGGCGGTTCGCGCGGTGGCGACCGTGGTGGTGATCGCGGCGGTGACCGCGACCGTGGTGGTGATCGTGGCGACCGCGGCGGTATGGGCGGCGACGACGACAAGCGCGGTGGCCGCGGCTTCGGCCGCAAGAAGGTCTGCCGGTTCTGCGCGGAGAAGAACGCGTCGGTGGACTTCAAGGACCAGGCGACGCTGAAGTACTTCGTCACCGAGCGCGGCAAGATCATCCCCCGCCGCATCTCCGGCAACTGCGCGAAGCACCAGCGTGAGGTGGCGGTGGCCATCAAGCGCGCCCGCGGCATCGCGCTCCTCCCCTACAACGCGGTGGTCGGCTAG